In Ruminococcaceae bacterium BL-6, a genomic segment contains:
- the metQ gene encoding methionine ABC transporter, substrate binding lipoprotein (Evidence 2a : Function from experimental evidences in other organisms; PubMedId : 10094622, 12910260, 14990259, 16109943, 17038623; Product type t : transporter), with translation MMKKIISTLLLAALSVSLLAGCSNGAKTESTAAGSSEAAAPSSSAELKKIVIGASPTPHAEILKKANELLKAKGYELEIKEFSDYVQPNLALESKQLDANYFQHKPYLDDFNKEKGTHLVSAGAIHYEPFGLYAGKTKSLDAIKDGATIAVPNDVTNEARALLLLQDQGLIKLKDGAGLTATTKDIAENKKNLKIKEIEAAQLARSLQDVDFAIINGNYAIQGGLKVSDALAKEESTSLAAETYANIIAVREGDENSDAIKALVEVLRSDDIKKYINDTYQGAVVPSK, from the coding sequence ATGATGAAAAAAATTATTTCCACCCTGCTGCTGGCCGCCCTTTCCGTTTCCCTTCTGGCCGGCTGCTCCAACGGTGCAAAAACGGAAAGCACCGCGGCGGGGTCTTCCGAAGCCGCCGCCCCTTCCTCTTCCGCCGAGCTGAAGAAGATCGTGATCGGCGCCTCTCCCACACCGCACGCCGAAATTCTGAAAAAGGCCAACGAACTGCTGAAGGCGAAGGGCTACGAGCTGGAGATCAAGGAATTTTCCGACTATGTGCAGCCGAACCTCGCGCTGGAGAGCAAGCAGCTGGACGCCAACTATTTCCAGCATAAGCCTTATCTGGATGACTTCAACAAGGAAAAGGGAACCCACCTCGTTTCCGCGGGCGCTATCCATTACGAGCCGTTCGGCCTTTACGCCGGAAAGACCAAATCCCTTGACGCCATTAAGGACGGGGCGACCATCGCCGTGCCGAACGACGTGACGAACGAAGCGCGCGCGCTGCTGCTTCTGCAGGATCAGGGCCTGATCAAGCTGAAGGACGGCGCGGGCCTGACCGCGACCACGAAGGACATCGCGGAGAACAAGAAAAACCTGAAAATCAAGGAAATCGAGGCGGCGCAGCTTGCCCGCTCCCTGCAGGATGTCGACTTCGCCATCATCAACGGCAACTATGCGATTCAGGGCGGCCTGAAAGTATCCGACGCGCTGGCTAAGGAAGAAAGCACCTCGCTGGCGGCGGAGACCTATGCCAACATCATCGCCGTGCGCGAGGGCGACGAAAACTCCGACGCCATCAAGGCCTTGGTGGAAGTCCTCAGGAGCGACGATATCAAAAAGTATATCAACGACACCTATCAGGGCGCGGTCGTCCCCAGCAAATAA
- a CDS encoding 5'-methylthioadenosine nucleosidase, which yields MIGLIGAMPMEVDGLKERMERRETKTVAGIEFCRGILSGVPCVAARCNPGKVNAALCTQIMIAEYRPGLILNSGVAGGIGADVHIGDLVISSAVVQHDMDTSPLGDKKGYLSGIGLIRIPASPRLVETLAAAAKEVYSGTVHVGVIATGDQFICSAEKLHELQREFGAVACEMEGGAVGHVCLANGVEFAVLRAISDNADDSADVDFSAFAPAAAQKGIRLICRVLPELAETS from the coding sequence ATGATTGGGCTGATCGGGGCGATGCCGATGGAAGTGGACGGATTGAAGGAACGGATGGAGCGGCGGGAGACAAAGACGGTTGCCGGCATCGAATTCTGCAGGGGGATTCTTTCGGGCGTGCCGTGCGTGGCCGCGCGCTGCAATCCCGGGAAGGTGAACGCGGCCCTGTGTACCCAGATCATGATCGCCGAGTACCGGCCCGGGCTGATCCTGAACAGCGGGGTTGCGGGTGGAATCGGGGCGGATGTCCATATCGGCGACCTGGTGATTTCCAGCGCCGTGGTGCAGCACGACATGGACACTTCCCCGCTGGGGGACAAAAAAGGGTATCTTTCGGGCATCGGCCTGATCCGGATTCCCGCTTCCCCCAGGCTCGTCGAAACGCTTGCGGCGGCGGCAAAAGAGGTCTACTCCGGCACCGTTCACGTCGGCGTCATCGCAACCGGAGACCAGTTCATCTGCAGCGCAGAAAAGCTGCACGAGCTTCAAAGGGAGTTCGGCGCGGTCGCCTGCGAGATGGAGGGCGGCGCGGTCGGCCATGTCTGCCTGGCGAACGGCGTGGAGTTCGCGGTGCTCCGCGCGATTTCGGACAACGCGGACGACAGCGCCGACGTGGATTTTTCCGCCTTCGCCCCCGCCGCCGCGCAGAAGGGGATCCGGCTGATCTGCCGGGTCCTGCCGGAGCTGGCAGAAACATCATAA
- a CDS encoding Cyclase, which produces MKVYDISRELFSADVYPGDPAPYAESIRRIDVGDEYNLSAFFTGSHSATHLDAPRHFIEDGTTVDRMPLETFVGPCTVVTVEGLVTGAQVENLLPRCRGRILFRGGGEAYLERSAAFVLADSGVVLVGTDALSIAACQDESAVHRELLSAGIPILKGLDFTGVEDGDYMLAALPLKLRGLEASPCRAVLIRSRAAPE; this is translated from the coding sequence ATGAAAGTTTACGACATCTCCCGGGAACTTTTTTCCGCCGACGTCTACCCCGGCGATCCCGCGCCTTACGCGGAATCCATCCGGCGCATCGATGTCGGCGACGAGTACAACCTTTCCGCTTTTTTCACCGGCAGCCACAGCGCCACCCACCTGGATGCGCCGCGTCATTTTATCGAGGATGGGACGACGGTCGACCGGATGCCGCTCGAAACCTTCGTCGGGCCGTGCACCGTCGTCACGGTGGAGGGCCTTGTGACCGGCGCGCAGGTGGAAAACCTGTTGCCCCGCTGCCGCGGGCGGATTCTGTTCCGCGGCGGGGGAGAAGCGTATCTGGAGCGCAGCGCCGCGTTTGTCCTGGCGGACAGCGGCGTCGTCCTGGTGGGGACGGATGCGCTCTCGATCGCCGCGTGCCAGGATGAAAGCGCGGTGCACCGCGAGCTTCTGAGCGCCGGCATCCCGATTCTGAAAGGGTTGGACTTCACCGGCGTGGAAGACGGGGACTACATGCTTGCCGCCCTGCCGCTCAAGCTGCGCGGGCTGGAAGCATCCCCCTGCCGCGCCGTGCTCATCCGTAGCAGGGCGGCCCCGGAATAA
- the metN gene encoding methionine ABC transporter (ATP-binding protein) (Evidence 2a : Function from experimental evidences in other organisms; PubMedId : 10094622, 12910260, 14990259, 17038623; Product type t : transporter) has product MSSDSIIQIQSLEKTFQSKSGTVQALKDINLEIRRGEIFGIIGMSGAGKSTLVRCINLLERPTAGRVLFDGMDMTQLGGAPLRRARQSMGMIFQQFNLLMQRTAESNIRFPLEITGVSKRKAKARAGELLELVGLSDKADAYPSQLSGGQKQRVAIARALAPNPKVLLCDEATSALDPTTTASILALLKDINRRLGITIVVITHQMSVIEEICNRVAIIDSSRIAEIGDVEDIFFHPKTAAAQKLVYPEGRHSETFSARDSAPCCRIVFDGNSSFEPVIAGMVLECKAPVNIMYADTKDIDGKAYGQIVVQMPKEEAVREKMLHYLKLRGLNFEEVSGDVG; this is encoded by the coding sequence GTGAGTTCGGACTCCATTATTCAGATCCAGTCGCTTGAAAAGACCTTTCAGTCGAAAAGCGGCACGGTACAAGCGCTGAAAGACATCAATCTGGAAATCCGCAGGGGCGAAATCTTCGGAATCATCGGCATGAGCGGCGCCGGAAAAAGCACGCTCGTGCGATGTATCAACCTGCTGGAGCGCCCCACCGCCGGCCGGGTGCTGTTCGACGGCATGGATATGACCCAGCTCGGCGGCGCTCCGCTCCGCCGGGCCCGGCAGTCGATGGGGATGATCTTCCAGCAGTTCAATCTGCTGATGCAGCGCACGGCGGAAAGCAATATCCGCTTTCCGCTGGAAATCACCGGGGTGAGCAAACGAAAGGCAAAGGCCCGCGCCGGGGAGCTGCTGGAGCTGGTCGGCCTTTCGGACAAGGCGGACGCCTATCCATCCCAGCTTTCCGGGGGCCAGAAGCAGCGCGTCGCGATCGCCCGCGCCCTGGCCCCAAACCCGAAGGTGCTTCTGTGCGACGAGGCGACCAGCGCGCTGGACCCCACCACCACCGCCTCGATTCTGGCGCTGCTCAAGGATATCAACAGGCGGCTCGGCATCACGATCGTCGTCATCACGCACCAGATGAGCGTGATCGAAGAGATCTGCAACCGCGTCGCCATCATCGACAGCAGCCGGATCGCCGAGATCGGCGACGTGGAGGATATTTTCTTTCACCCGAAAACGGCGGCGGCGCAGAAGCTGGTGTACCCGGAGGGAAGGCACAGCGAGACGTTCTCCGCAAGGGATTCCGCCCCGTGCTGCCGCATCGTCTTTGACGGGAATTCCTCTTTTGAGCCCGTCATCGCGGGCATGGTGCTGGAATGCAAGGCGCCGGTCAATATCATGTATGCGGACACCAAAGACATAGACGGCAAGGCTTACGGCCAGATCGTGGTGCAGATGCCGAAAGAGGAAGCAGTCCGGGAAAAGATGCTGCACTACCTGAAGCTGCGCGGCCTGAATTTTGAGGAGGTGAGCGGTGATGTGGGATAA
- the metP gene encoding methionine ABC transporter, permease component (Evidence 2a : Function from experimental evidences in other organisms; PubMedId : 10094622, 12910260, 14990259, 15849754, 16850406, 17038623; Product type t : transporter) has protein sequence MWDKSVFDMLVVGMGETLYMTLVSTLFAYAIGLPLGIVLVMCAKDGIHPCTWLYKTLDIIVNIVRSIPFLILLIAVMPFTRKVVGTTIGPTATIVPLVLASAPFIARLVESSMVEVDKGVIEAAQSMGASSGQIIFKVMLPEAKPSLIVGSAIAVTTILSYSAMAGICGGGGLGDIAIRYGYYRYQTNIMMLTLVLLVVVVQIFQEVGFRAATRGDRRKS, from the coding sequence ATGTGGGATAAGTCCGTTTTTGATATGCTTGTCGTCGGAATGGGTGAAACCCTGTATATGACACTCGTTTCCACGCTGTTTGCGTATGCGATCGGCCTGCCGCTCGGCATCGTCCTCGTCATGTGCGCAAAGGATGGGATCCACCCCTGTACATGGCTGTATAAAACGCTTGATATCATCGTCAACATCGTCCGTTCGATTCCGTTTCTGATCCTGCTCATCGCGGTCATGCCGTTCACCCGTAAGGTCGTCGGCACGACCATCGGCCCGACGGCGACCATTGTGCCGCTGGTGCTGGCTTCCGCCCCGTTTATCGCCCGCCTGGTGGAGTCCTCGATGGTGGAGGTGGACAAAGGCGTGATCGAGGCGGCGCAGTCGATGGGCGCTTCTTCCGGGCAGATCATCTTCAAGGTGATGCTTCCCGAAGCCAAGCCTTCGCTGATCGTCGGCTCGGCCATCGCCGTCACCACCATCCTCAGCTACTCCGCCATGGCGGGCATTTGCGGCGGCGGCGGGCTGGGCGATATCGCGATCCGTTACGGCTATTACCGCTACCAGACGAACATCATGATGCTCACGCTGGTCCTGCTCGTCGTCGTCGTGCAGATTTTCCAGGAAGTCGGATTCCGCGCTGCCACCCGCGGCGACAGGCGGAAATCCTGA
- the lexA gene encoding LexA repressor encodes MKGLTNSQQKIYDFLKERARSGLPPSVREICRATGLKSTSTVHLHLKTLEELGYITRDAGLNRAIHIEGAQETAQIPILGRVTAGVPILAVEEVEGYLPFTGNRYPEKELFALRVQGESMINAGILDGDYIIAHRTPAAENGDIVVALIDDEATVKRIFYEKGTIRLQPENPAFEPIFAQDAAVLGRVISVYRFY; translated from the coding sequence ATGAAAGGGCTTACCAACAGCCAGCAGAAGATCTATGACTTTTTAAAAGAGCGCGCACGCTCCGGTCTTCCGCCGTCTGTTCGGGAAATCTGCAGGGCGACGGGCTTAAAATCGACTTCGACGGTTCATCTGCATCTGAAGACGCTGGAGGAACTCGGCTATATCACCCGCGACGCCGGGCTCAACCGCGCGATTCACATCGAAGGGGCGCAGGAAACCGCCCAGATTCCGATTTTGGGCCGGGTGACGGCGGGGGTTCCGATCCTGGCGGTGGAAGAAGTGGAGGGATACCTTCCCTTTACGGGAAACCGGTACCCCGAAAAGGAGCTTTTCGCCCTGCGGGTACAGGGGGAAAGCATGATCAACGCGGGGATCCTGGATGGGGACTATATCATCGCCCACCGCACCCCCGCGGCGGAAAACGGGGATATCGTGGTGGCCCTGATCGACGACGAGGCGACCGTGAAGCGGATCTTCTATGAGAAGGGAACGATCCGCCTTCAGCCGGAAAATCCGGCTTTTGAGCCGATTTTCGCGCAGGACGCCGCGGTGCTCGGCCGTGTGATCTCGGTCTACCGGTTTTATTAA